From Lolium perenne isolate Kyuss_39 chromosome 5, Kyuss_2.0, whole genome shotgun sequence, a single genomic window includes:
- the LOC127299730 gene encoding large ribosomal subunit protein uL23 — protein sequence MAPKAAVAKKGDAKAQAVKVAKAVKSGSIKKTAKKIRTSVTFHRPRTLKKARDPKYPRVSTPGRNKLDQYQILKYPLTTESAMKKIEDNNTLVFIVDLKADKKKIKAAVKKMYDIQAKKVNTLIRPDGKKKAYVKLTPDYDALDVANKIGII from the exons ATGGCTCCCAAAG CTGCTGTTGCGAAGAAGGGCGATGCCAAGGCCCAAGCCGTGAAGGTTGCCAAGGCTGTGAAGTCTGGGTCAATCAAGAAGACGGCAAAGAAGATCCGCACGTCAGTGACGTTTCACCGCCCCAGGACCCTGAAGAAGGCCAGAGACCCCAAGTACCCAAGAGTCAGCACTCCTGGAAGGAACAAGCTTGATCAGTACCAGATCCTTAAGTACCCACTCACCACTGAGTCTGCAATGAAGAAGATCGAGGACAACAACACTCTTGTCTTCATCGTTGACCTGAAGGCAGACAAGAAGAAGATCAAGGCTGCGGTCAAGAAGATGTACGACATCCAGGCCAAGAAGGTCAACACCCTGATCAG GCCTGATGGCAAGAAGAAGGCTTATGTGAAGCTGACGCCAGACTACGATGCTCTTGACGTTGCCAACAAGATTGGCATCATCTAA